Proteins encoded in a region of the Acidobacteriota bacterium genome:
- a CDS encoding peroxidase, with the protein MFKTVSGDDPLSAQVSSADKALIAFALKLTRHPASIAEEDIEQLRRHGFDERAIHDAVQVVSYFAYVNRVADGLGVELEERFLEEG; encoded by the coding sequence TTGTTCAAGACCGTCTCGGGCGATGATCCGCTCTCGGCCCAGGTGTCGTCCGCCGACAAGGCTCTGATCGCCTTCGCCCTCAAGCTGACCCGGCATCCCGCCTCCATCGCCGAGGAGGACATCGAGCAACTGCGCCGTCACGGATTCGATGAGCGGGCCATACACGACGCCGTCCAGGTGGTTTCTTACTTCGCCTACGTCAACCGGGTGGCCGACGGACTGGGAGTTGAGCTGGAAGAGCGGTTTCTGGAAGAGGGTTGA